Proteins found in one Channa argus isolate prfri chromosome 7, Channa argus male v1.0, whole genome shotgun sequence genomic segment:
- the ndufa3 gene encoding NADH dehydrogenase [ubiquinone] 1 alpha subcomplex subunit 3 isoform X1 — MKVQAQHHLAPAQPPGCVLQTKEARPNQRNPPSSGIGAFLKNAWNKEPVILVSCAIGLTGVALPFISPLTKYTGMINSAVPYNYPVPVRDDGSMPDVPAHPCEPKGNNLEWLKKL; from the exons ATGAAG GTCCAAGCTCAACACCACCTGGCTCCAGCTCAGCCTCCAGGATGTGTCCTCCAAACAAAGGAGGCAAGGCCAAACCAGAGAAATCCTCCATCATCTG gAATCGGAGCTTTCCTGAAAAATGCATGGAATAAGGAACCCGTTATCTTGGTCTCTTGTGCGATTGGACTGACGG gagTTGCTCTGCCATTCATAAGCCCCCTAACAAAATATACAGGAATGATCAACTCAGCTGTACCATACAATTACCCAG TTCCTGTGCGGGATGATGGAAGCATGCCTGATGTCCCTGCTCATCCCTGTGAACCAAAAGGAAACAATCTGGAATGGCTTAAAAAGCTCTAA
- the ndufa3 gene encoding NADH dehydrogenase [ubiquinone] 1 alpha subcomplex subunit 3 isoform X2, which produces MRHQSGYHISHEHSLISTTQDNMAGIGAFLKNAWNKEPVILVSCAIGLTGVALPFISPLTKYTGMINSAVPYNYPVPVRDDGSMPDVPAHPCEPKGNNLEWLKKL; this is translated from the exons ATGCGTCACCAAAGTGGTTACCACATTTCCCATGAGCACTCGCTAATTTCAACTACACAAGACAATATGGCGG gAATCGGAGCTTTCCTGAAAAATGCATGGAATAAGGAACCCGTTATCTTGGTCTCTTGTGCGATTGGACTGACGG gagTTGCTCTGCCATTCATAAGCCCCCTAACAAAATATACAGGAATGATCAACTCAGCTGTACCATACAATTACCCAG TTCCTGTGCGGGATGATGGAAGCATGCCTGATGTCCCTGCTCATCCCTGTGAACCAAAAGGAAACAATCTGGAATGGCTTAAAAAGCTCTAA
- the zgc:158689 gene encoding BAR/IMD domain-containing adapter protein 2 isoform X1, with translation MSRTEEVNKMTENVYKGILEQFNPSLKNFVTMGKHYEKALTGVTVAAKGYFDALVKLGELASDSQGSKELGDTLFQMAEVHRQIQVQLEDVLKLFHSELLAQLEQKLELDIKYLTATLKKYQSERRSKSESIERCQSQLKKLRRKSQGSRHPNKYGDREMQFVELMSRRQGELDTLVAAGYKSALTEERRRYCFLVDRQCCVTKLLINYHSKVRELLSQKLSSWQQSCVQPTKLPERALNLLRHTAPQSSGAAGIAEVLRHAKLSSTQPEQRLSVQEVPPLLNGESTRSQQQRSLPSSSQSDTCAPQGSPQTFRSASSTGGAAGGSSRGASPQHTSTPLSASASPLPDSSASGSASPTASTPTTSSGSGQHSSLLLATNTSNLSPSLIPSTVMSLSHISPASSSSHGMTLPISHAAPHSPPLPHSAPLSRAMTPVQLLHQQVGQGGSNTLSPSHNPWLVKAAEICATATLPLPRRPVSEMRLGGFQGSSLPRVLPLSEPTCVEAMFPHTPGAAGGGGVSGGASLLHFLPGDSITLLISEPRDGWHYGQNGRTGRKGWFPFSYTQLEHSKLDHLESPLFLSKANSTSTGQLDKLGSPGRPTLTPESEEEHSLPPQRVSTFRPRPYSMADSSKITSDLACPPPSPTRPNPFAHVRLRKTVTNDRSAPIIDPTSEAFKHLGYLSCVFTIRLSRTFKRDVKVKTDEGWDGSLTAEMNL, from the exons ATGTCTCGAACCGAAGAAGTCAACAAGATGACAGAAAATGTCTACAAG GGGATTTTGGAGCAGTTCAACCCCAGTCTGAAGAACTTTGTGACGATGGGGAAACACTATGAGAAAGCACTGACAG GAGTAACCGTGGCTGCCAAGGGGTACTTTGACGCTCTGGTGAAACTTGGAGAACTGGCAAGCGACAGCCAAGGCTCCAAAGAGCTGG GAGACACACTCTTTCAAATGGCTGAGGTCCACAGACAAATACAGGTGCAGCTGGAAGATGTG CTGAAATTGTTTCACTCTGAGCTGCTCGCCCAGTTGGAGCAGAAGCTGGAGCTGGACATCAAATACCTCACA GCCACCTTGAAGAAGTACCAGAGTGAGCGGAGATCAAAGTCTGAGTCAATTGAGCGCTGCCAGTCCCAGCTAAAGAAACTCCGCAGGAAGAGTCAGGGCAGTCGCCACCCAAACAAATACGGAGACAGAGAAATGCAG TTTGTGGAGCTGATGAGTCGACGTCAGGGTGAGCTGGACACATTGGTTGCAGCAGGATATAAATCTGCGCTCACTGAGGAGAGGAGACGATATTGCTTCCTGGTGGACAGGCAGTGTTGTGTTACTAAACTTCTCATTAACTACCACTCCAAG gTGAGAGAGCTCCTGTCACAGAAACTGTCATCTTGGCAGCAGTCATGCGTTCAACCGACAAAACTCCCAGAGCGAGCTCTGAATCTGCTGCGTCACACTGCACCTCAAAGCTCGGGGGCTGCCGGGATAGCCGAGGTACTCCGCCACGCCAAGCTCAGCTCTACTCAGCCAGAACAG AGGCTCTCTGTTCAGGAAGTTCCTCCTCTGTTGAACGGAGAATCAACTCGCTCCCAACAGCAGCGCTCACTTCCCTCCTCATCCCAGAGTGACACTTGCGCTCCTCAGGGCTCCCCCCAGACTTTTCGCTCTGCGTCATCTACTGGAGGAGCTGCTGGAGGTTCATCACGAGGTGCCTCCCCTCAGCACACCAGCACTCCCCTCAGTGCCTCAGCCAGCCCCCTCCCTGACAGCAGTGCCAGCGGCAGCGCCAGCCCGACCGCATCCACTCCCACCACATCCAGTGGCTCAGGCCAGCACAGCTCCCTCCTCCTGGCTACCAATACTTCGAACCTCTCCCCAAGCCTCATCCCCTCCACAGTGATGTCTTTAAGCCATATCTCCCCAGCCAGCAGCTCCTCACATGGCATGACCCTCCCCATCTCACATGCTGCTCCTCACAGTCCTCCTTTGCCTCACAGCGCTCCTCTCTCCAGGGCCATGACTCCAGTGCAGTTACTGCACCAACAGGTGGGACAAGGAGGAAGCAACACTTTATCCCCCTCACATAATCCCTGGCTGGTAAAGGCTGCAGAAATATGTGCAACAGCAACACTTCCACTGCCGAGGAGACCTGTCAGTGAAATGAGGCTGGGCGGCTTTCAGG GCTCCAGTCTCCCCAGAGTGCTGCCATTATCTGAACCAACATGTGTGGAGGCCATGTTTCCTCACACTCCTGGAGCAGCGGGGGGTGGTGGAGTTAGTGGTGGAGCCAGTTTACTGCACTTTCTGCCTGGTGACAGCATCACCCTGCTCATCTCTGAGCCCAGAGATGGGTGGCACTATGGTCAAAATGGGCGGACTGGACG GAAAGGCTGGTTTCCTTTCTCCTACACTCAGCTAGAACACAGTAAACTGGATCATCTCGAGAG TCCTCTCTTCTTATCTAAAGCTAACAGCACAAGTACCGGCCAGCTCGACAAGCTAGGGTCTCCAGGTCGCCCAACGCTCACCCCCGAGTCAGAGGAGGAACACTCCCTTCCTCCCCAGAGAGTCAGCACCTTCCGCCCACGTCCATACAGCATGGCCGACAGCAGCAAG ATCACCTCAGATTTGGCCTGTCCACCACCATCCCCAACCAG gcCGAATCCATTCGCCCATGTACGCCTTAGAAAAACCGTCACCAATGATCGCTCAGCTCCCATCATTGA TCCCACATCAGAAGCTTTTAAACATCTAGGCTATCTTAGCTGTGTGTTTACAATCAGACTGAGCAGAACCTTCAAGAGAGACGTAAAAGTCAAGACAGACGAGGGATGGGATGGGAGTTTAACTGCGGAAATGAATCTATGA
- the zgc:158689 gene encoding BAR/IMD domain-containing adapter protein 2 isoform X2, with protein MSRTEEVNKMTENVYKGILEQFNPSLKNFVTMGKHYEKALTGVTVAAKGYFDALVKLGELASDSQGSKELGDTLFQMAEVHRQIQVQLEDVLKLFHSELLAQLEQKLELDIKYLTATLKKYQSERRSKSESIERCQSQLKKLRRKSQGSRHPNKYGDREMQFVELMSRRQGELDTLVAAGYKSALTEERRRYCFLVDRQCCVTKLLINYHSKVRELLSQKLSSWQQSCVQPTKLPERALNLLRHTAPQSSGAAGIAEVLRHAKLSSTQPEQRLSVQEVPPLLNGESTRSQQQRSLPSSSQSDTCAPQGSPQTFRSASSTGGAAGGSSRGASPQHTSTPLSASASPLPDSSASGSASPTASTPTTSSGSGQHSSLLLATNTSNLSPSLIPSTVMSLSHISPASSSSHGMTLPISHAAPHSPPLPHSAPLSRAMTPVQLLHQQVGQGGSNTLSPSHNPWLVKAAEICATATLPLPRRPVSEMRLGGFQGSSLPRVLPLSEPTCVEAMFPHTPGAAGGGGVSGGASLLHFLPGDSITLLISEPRDGWHYGQNGRTGRKGWFPFSYTQLEHSKLDHLESPLFLSKANSTSTGQLDKLGSPGRPTLTPESEEEHSLPPQRVSTFRPRPYSMADSSKITSDLACPPPSPTRPNPFAHVRLRKTVTNDRSAPIIE; from the exons ATGTCTCGAACCGAAGAAGTCAACAAGATGACAGAAAATGTCTACAAG GGGATTTTGGAGCAGTTCAACCCCAGTCTGAAGAACTTTGTGACGATGGGGAAACACTATGAGAAAGCACTGACAG GAGTAACCGTGGCTGCCAAGGGGTACTTTGACGCTCTGGTGAAACTTGGAGAACTGGCAAGCGACAGCCAAGGCTCCAAAGAGCTGG GAGACACACTCTTTCAAATGGCTGAGGTCCACAGACAAATACAGGTGCAGCTGGAAGATGTG CTGAAATTGTTTCACTCTGAGCTGCTCGCCCAGTTGGAGCAGAAGCTGGAGCTGGACATCAAATACCTCACA GCCACCTTGAAGAAGTACCAGAGTGAGCGGAGATCAAAGTCTGAGTCAATTGAGCGCTGCCAGTCCCAGCTAAAGAAACTCCGCAGGAAGAGTCAGGGCAGTCGCCACCCAAACAAATACGGAGACAGAGAAATGCAG TTTGTGGAGCTGATGAGTCGACGTCAGGGTGAGCTGGACACATTGGTTGCAGCAGGATATAAATCTGCGCTCACTGAGGAGAGGAGACGATATTGCTTCCTGGTGGACAGGCAGTGTTGTGTTACTAAACTTCTCATTAACTACCACTCCAAG gTGAGAGAGCTCCTGTCACAGAAACTGTCATCTTGGCAGCAGTCATGCGTTCAACCGACAAAACTCCCAGAGCGAGCTCTGAATCTGCTGCGTCACACTGCACCTCAAAGCTCGGGGGCTGCCGGGATAGCCGAGGTACTCCGCCACGCCAAGCTCAGCTCTACTCAGCCAGAACAG AGGCTCTCTGTTCAGGAAGTTCCTCCTCTGTTGAACGGAGAATCAACTCGCTCCCAACAGCAGCGCTCACTTCCCTCCTCATCCCAGAGTGACACTTGCGCTCCTCAGGGCTCCCCCCAGACTTTTCGCTCTGCGTCATCTACTGGAGGAGCTGCTGGAGGTTCATCACGAGGTGCCTCCCCTCAGCACACCAGCACTCCCCTCAGTGCCTCAGCCAGCCCCCTCCCTGACAGCAGTGCCAGCGGCAGCGCCAGCCCGACCGCATCCACTCCCACCACATCCAGTGGCTCAGGCCAGCACAGCTCCCTCCTCCTGGCTACCAATACTTCGAACCTCTCCCCAAGCCTCATCCCCTCCACAGTGATGTCTTTAAGCCATATCTCCCCAGCCAGCAGCTCCTCACATGGCATGACCCTCCCCATCTCACATGCTGCTCCTCACAGTCCTCCTTTGCCTCACAGCGCTCCTCTCTCCAGGGCCATGACTCCAGTGCAGTTACTGCACCAACAGGTGGGACAAGGAGGAAGCAACACTTTATCCCCCTCACATAATCCCTGGCTGGTAAAGGCTGCAGAAATATGTGCAACAGCAACACTTCCACTGCCGAGGAGACCTGTCAGTGAAATGAGGCTGGGCGGCTTTCAGG GCTCCAGTCTCCCCAGAGTGCTGCCATTATCTGAACCAACATGTGTGGAGGCCATGTTTCCTCACACTCCTGGAGCAGCGGGGGGTGGTGGAGTTAGTGGTGGAGCCAGTTTACTGCACTTTCTGCCTGGTGACAGCATCACCCTGCTCATCTCTGAGCCCAGAGATGGGTGGCACTATGGTCAAAATGGGCGGACTGGACG GAAAGGCTGGTTTCCTTTCTCCTACACTCAGCTAGAACACAGTAAACTGGATCATCTCGAGAG TCCTCTCTTCTTATCTAAAGCTAACAGCACAAGTACCGGCCAGCTCGACAAGCTAGGGTCTCCAGGTCGCCCAACGCTCACCCCCGAGTCAGAGGAGGAACACTCCCTTCCTCCCCAGAGAGTCAGCACCTTCCGCCCACGTCCATACAGCATGGCCGACAGCAGCAAG ATCACCTCAGATTTGGCCTGTCCACCACCATCCCCAACCAG gcCGAATCCATTCGCCCATGTACGCCTTAGAAAAACCGTCACCAATGATCGCTCAGCTCCCATCATTGAGTAA